In Colletotrichum higginsianum IMI 349063 chromosome 1, whole genome shotgun sequence, one genomic interval encodes:
- a CDS encoding Alkaline phosphatase: MRSSAVVVAAALAHSALSAPAVKNFIYIVPDGYGPASQTMARDYVSLIENGGNPRAPVSIQLAADKMVLGNVRTLASNNLITDSAASATAFGCGVKTYNNAIGVDPAGQPVGSILEAAKLAGMKTGLVVTSTINHATPACYAAHVADRNSYAKIAEHEIGYGHPLGPVADILLGGGRCYFKPQSDSTSCRRDGIDLFGFAKENGYHVMQNRSAFDALDKGLGDVRIPYIGLFNDGQMMYEIDRSRQPEQEPSLLEMVETALNSLHRATHCKEEGYFLMIEASRIDHAGHANDPAAHLFDTIHYNEVMGFVREWIDEHPDTMLMSAADHECGGLTLNGFNPLPLSKVNASTEALMKTWGGYTGPDKKAFLVGEILPEYGLADATDAEVNTLLAARSLDMELGNLLASRAGVHWSTGGHTASDITLYGYGAGENGRAIKADMAGNWDNTELPKYIEKALGVNMGEVTRLLRANGTAWVGKRDMNKRADEHVHGHDHAH; encoded by the exons GAGAACGGTGGGAACCCGAGGGCCCCCGTGAGCATCCAGCTCGCGGCCGACAAGATG GTCCTTGGCAACGTCCGTACTCTCGCAAGCAACAATCTCATCACGGACTCGGCCGCTTCTGCCACTGCTTTCGGATGTGGTGTCAAGACATACAACAACG CTATCGGTGTTGACCCGGCCGGCCAGCCCGTCGGCTCCATTCTCGAGGCTGCCAAGCTTGCAGGCATGAAGACGGGGCTGGTCGTGACTAGCACCATCAACCACGCCACCCCTGCCT GCTATGCGGCTCATGTTGCCGACCGTAACTCGTACGCAAAGATTGCAGAGCACGAGATCGGCTACGGCCACCCTctcggccccgtcgccgacatcctccttggcggcggccggtgCTACTTCAAGCCGCAGTCCGACTCTACGTCCTGCCGCAGAGACGGCATCGACTTGTTCGGCTTCGCCAAGGAGAACGGCTACCACGTCATGCAGAACCGCTCGGCCTTTGACGCTCTTGACAAGGGCCTGGGTGACGTCCGTATTCCCTATATTGGTCTCTTCAACGACG GCCAAATGATGTACGAGATTGACCGCTCACGCCAGCCCGAGCAGGAGCCCTCGCTCCTGGAAATGGTCGAGACTGCCCTCAACTCGCTCCACCGCGCCACGCACTGCAAGGAGGAGGGTTACTTCCTCATGATCGAGGCATCACGCATCGACCACGCCGGCCACGCCAACGACCCGGCCGCGCATCTCTTCGACACGATCCACTACAACGAGGTCATGGGCTTCGTCCGGGAATGGATCGACGAGCACCCGGACACCATGCTCATGTCCGCGGCAGACCACGAGTGCGGCGGCTTGACGCTCAACGGCTTCAACCCGCTGCCGCTATCCAAGGTCAACGCCTCTACCGAGGCCCTGATGAAGACTTGGGGCGGGTACACGGGGCCCGATAAGAAGGCCTTCCTAGTCGGTGAGATCCTGCCCGAGTACGGGCTCGCCGATGCCACGGACGCTGAGGTGAACACGCTCCTCGCGGCGCGTTCGCTGGACATGGAGCTGGGTAACCTGCTCGCCAGCCGTGCCGGTGTCCACTGGTCTACTGGCGGCCACACGGCGTCCGACATCACGCTGTATGGGTATGGCGCCGGGGAGAACGGGCGCGCGATCAAGGCGGACATGGCGGGCAACTGGGACAACACAGAGCTTCCCAAATACATTGAGAAGGCCCTCGGTGTCAACATGGGCGAGGTCACGAGGCTTCTGcgcgccaacggcaccgcgTGGGTTGGGAAGCGGGACATGAACAAGCGCGCCGACGAGCACGTCCATGGCCACGATCATGCTCACTAG
- a CDS encoding major facilitator superfamily transporter: MDSPTDDKMVCDTPTDRSVAASEDKPEWDHQQEQKAKRKIDLTVLPLLVLGLLMFQLDRMNLASALTAGFAKDIDVSQDTINLGNQLMFMGTVVLEIPCNLLLQWVRSRHVLSSTNRHPPPTHTHTYTQLYIVTPNEDSEQHLRLTTHTRQFGPRKWISLQVLLFGLVATLQVLVKNRAGFLAIRLMLGLAEAGYIPGSMYTLSTWYTKRELAKRIAIFMFGQFGGNALSPLLATGILKLAGKGGLKGWQWLFLLEGLATLGVALMLIFLLPGSPDTPKPLGSPGIVRFTTDQREILQKRIHADEPGSRHGVHGIEIPWALVWKTVKHYKRWPHYVSTFCVFSTWSPLTTYTPSIIMALGFDRISANALAAVGASLAMAVVFAFATLSDRTNKRGMAVILGHVCYLTILVVARSIHPHVGKWSRWGLWTMINAFAVCYHPAHNTWLQVNCRDPGERSIGIAMWVMSAISGLMVGSQYFRGDDLPFYDKGLLTMIIMVSVGMAFALLQEAVYFVHNRRVAQGKHTSKDGSEPYVYVF; encoded by the exons ATGGATTCGCCCACAGACGACAAGATGGTGTGTGACACCCCGACGGACCGGTCCGTCGCAGCGTCGGAAGATAAGCCGGAGTGGGATCATCAACAGGAGCAGAAGGCCAAGAGGAA AATCGATCTCACCGTCCTCccgctcctcgtcctcggcctgctcatGTTCCAGCTCGATCGCATGAACCTCGCCAGCGCGCTTACGGCAGGCTTCGCAAAGGATATTGATGTCAGCCAGGACACAATCAACCTCGGCAACCAGCTCATGTTCATGGGTACCGTCGTGCTGGAAATCCCATGCAACCTGCTTCTACAATGGGTGCGTTCCCGCCATGTGTTGTCGTCTACGAAccgtcatcccccccccacacacacacacacatacacacaacTATACATCGTCACCCCCAACGAAGACTCCGAACAGCACCTCAGACTAACCACGCACACCCGGCAGTTTGGTCCCCGGAAATGGATATCTCTCCAGGTCCTgctcttcggcctcgtcgccaccCTCCAGGTCCTCGTCAAGAACCGCGCCGGCTTCCTGGCTATCCGCCTCAtgctcggcctcgccgaggccggctaCATCCCCGGGTCCATGTACACCCTCTCAACCTGGTATACGAAGCGCGAGCTGGCGAAGCGCATCGCCATCTTCATGTTCGGCCAGTTCGGCGGCAACGCCCTGAGCCCCCTGCTCGCGACGGGCATCTTGAAGTTGGCGGGCAAGGGCGGGTTGAAGGGGTGGCAGTGGCTCTTTTTGC TCGAGGGTCTTGCAACGCTCGGGGTGGCGTTGAtgctcatcttcctcctccccggatCCCCCGACACGCCGAAGCCTCTGGGAAGCCCGGGCATTGTCCGCTTTACCACGGACCAGCGGGAGATACTCCAAAAGAGGATAcacgccgacgagcccggGAGCAGGCACGGCGTCCACGGCATCGAGATCCCCTGGGCCCTGGTCTGGAAGACAGTCAAGCACTACAAGCGGTGGCCGCACTACGTGTCCACCTTTTGCGTCTTCTCGACCtggtcgccgttgacgaccTACACCCCCTCCATCATCAT GGCCCTTGGCTTCGACCGCATCAGCGccaacgccctcgccgcAGTGGGCGCCTCTctcgccatggccgtcgtcttcgcgTTCGCCACGCTGAGCGACCGGACCAACAAGAGAGGAATGGCGGTCATCCTGGGACACGTCTGCTACCTGACCATCTTGGTCGTCGCTCGCAGCATCCACCCACACGTCGGGAAATGGTCGAGATGGGGTTTGTGGACAATGATCAATGCCTTTGCCGTCTGCTACCACCCGGCACATAACACCTGGCTGCAGGTCAACTGTCGTGATCCCGGCGAACGCAGCATTGGAATCGC CATGTGGGTGATGTCCGCCATCAGCGGCCTGATGGTCGGGTCGCAGTATTTCAGGGGCGATGATCTGCCGTT CTACGACAAAGGACTCCTGACTATGATCATTATGGTCTCGGTGGGCATGGCCTTCGCGCTCCTTCAAGAGGCCGTTTATTTCGTGCACAACCGGCGCGTCGCCCAGGGCAAGCATACGTCCAAAGACGGGTCGGAGCCGTATGTGTACGTCTTTTGA